In Sulfurimonas sp. hsl 1-7, the genomic window TTTGAACTGCCTAAAGGGTTTAATGAGCCTGTAATGCTTGCAGCAACTGATGGTGTAGGTACAAAACTAAAGTTAGCAATCGATAGTGGCATTCACAATACTGTAGGTATTGACTTAGTTGCTATGTGTGTAAACGATCTTATTTGTAACTTCGGTACACCGTCATTTTTCTTAGACTACTATGCGACAGGTAAACTTGATGTAGAAATAGCTACAAATGTTGTTGCTGGTATTGCTGAGGGTTGTAAACAGAGTGAATGTGCTTTGATCGGCGGTGAAACTGCTGAGATGCCTGGTATGTATTCTGAAGATGATTATGACTTAGCTGGTTTCGCCGTTGGTGTAGCTGAGAAATCTGAAATGGATAGAGTAAGTCTTGTAAAAGCTGGACATAAACTGATCGCATTACCATCATCTGGTTTACATTCAAATGGATTTAGCTTAGCTAGAAAAGTACTATTTGAAAAAATGGGTATGAAGTTTGAAGATGACTTCAATGGAAAACCGTTAATTGAAACTCTTTTAACACCGACAAATATCTACGTTAAAACATTTAAAGCTCTTAAAAATGAGATCGTAGCTATGGCTCACATCACTGGTGGTGGAATTGTCGAAAACCTTCCACGTGTACTTCCTGAGAATTTAATGGCAGAAGTACAAGAAAATGCTGTTAAAGTATTGCCAATCTTTGAACTTATGTCTGAACACGTTGCACGTGACGAGATGTTTAGAGCATTCAATATGGGTGTTGGTATGATACTTGTTGTTGAAGAATCTAACGTTGAAAAAGTTCTTGCTACTGCTGAAGGTTCTTACCTTGTAGGTGAGATCAAAGAGGGTCCAAGAGAAGCTAAACTCGTATAATTAATAGAAAAACCTTTTAAAAGGTTTTTCTAACTCCCTATTTCCTTTTCCTACTCTAACTATTAATTCCATTACTTTTATCGATCTAAAATATATTTACTATATCTCATCTAAGTTCTTATTACTATTTTATTTATTATGATTAATTTTGTTTTCAATTGAAAAGAGAAAAGAGTGTCACCCAAAAGGGTGACATAAAGAAAGGAGAATTTCTTTTGCTAGCTTATATTAGAAAGCGAAGTTAACTTGTGCACTTACACCAGTTTGGCTATGTTTAGTCTCGATTGTTCCACCTAAAGTATTAGTAATGTTAGCTGTTTGACTAACTTCTGGAGCATATGTATATGCTAAATCAACTGATGTAGTTTTACTAAAGTTGTATGTTCCACCAATAGCATAATGAGATTCAACAATTCCTGGGAATCCTAATAAGTTCATAATATCTAATGTATCCCCATAATTACCTCCAGCAGCACCTATAGCACCACCTACAGCCATTGGATTTGTTTGGTCACTGATTGGACTTTTTGAATAATTATAACCTAATCTTACTGCCCAAGCATCAGTTGCGTATTCATAACCAACTGCAACTACATTTTGATCATCCCATTGAAAGTCTTTATAACCTTTAGCATCTGACCATTTAATTTGTTTATAATCTACTGCAATAGTGTGCTCACCCATAGCATATGAAATACCAACACCCATCTCTGCTGGAGTAGATAATTTGTCTGATCCATTTGGATTACCAGTGAAATCTTCTATTGCATTGCTAATTTGCCCTTTATATTCCATCTCAATCTCAGATTTATATACAGCACCAATTGTTAAACCAGCAACTTCATATGCTAAACCTACGTTATATCCAAATGATAAATCTTGTGCAACACCTTGTGTTGACACATTTACACCCATTGCTGATGCATCATACATAATATCTAATGCACCGTATTGTAAAATTGGTGTAACTGCTACGCTAAAGTTATCCATTTTATATGCTAGTGGAACACCGAATTGCATAATTTGAAGATTTGTAACCATATTAAAGTTAGTTGCTGGAGCTGTAGCATCTCTATAATCAACACCCATACCAGCAGTACCCCAAATACCTATACCTGCATAAAATTATCAGTAATTTTAGAAGCAATCGATACTTCAGGAATAACATTCATATCAGCTGCACTATCAGGAGCACCAGCACCACCAATGTTAGTATTAACATCAGGCATAAATAATGTACCACCAAAAGAAACCTCAGTATTTTTTACAGAAGTGATTAAAGCAGGA contains:
- the purM gene encoding phosphoribosylformylglycinamidine cyclo-ligase, whose amino-acid sequence is MSQISYKDAGVDIDAGNSFVENIKPLVKATKVDGVIGGIGSFAGAFELPKGFNEPVMLAATDGVGTKLKLAIDSGIHNTVGIDLVAMCVNDLICNFGTPSFFLDYYATGKLDVEIATNVVAGIAEGCKQSECALIGGETAEMPGMYSEDDYDLAGFAVGVAEKSEMDRVSLVKAGHKLIALPSSGLHSNGFSLARKVLFEKMGMKFEDDFNGKPLIETLLTPTNIYVKTFKALKNEIVAMAHITGGGIVENLPRVLPENLMAEVQENAVKVLPIFELMSEHVARDEMFRAFNMGVGMILVVEESNVEKVLATAEGSYLVGEIKEGPREAKLV
- a CDS encoding OmpP1/FadL family transporter; this translates as MGVDYRDATAPATNFNMVTNLQIMQFGVPLAYKMDNFSVAVTPILQYGALDIMYDASAMGVNVSTQGVAQDLSFGYNVGLAYEVAGLTIGAVYKSEIEMEYKGQISNAIEDFTGNPNGSDKLSTPAEMGVGISYAMGEHTIAVDYKQIKWSDAKGYKDFQWDDQNVVAVGYEYATDAWAVRLGYNYSKSPISDQTNPMAVGGAIGAAGGNYGDTLDIMNLLGFPGIVESHYAIGGTYNFSKTTSVDLAYTYAPEVSQTANITNTLGGTIETKHSQTGVSAQVNFAF